A segment of the Marinobacter arenosus genome:
CTGATGAACCTCTCCTAGACGAACACTGCAGCAGGTCGCCAACTACGAGTGCAGTAGCTCGATTCCCGCAGGGATGATTTCGTGCTTCGTAACGATGTGTGGATAGACGGGTTGGCCGCGATCACGGCCAATTCAATCTGTTCTGAGCAGCATCCAGAAACGGAGGACAACCGTGATGAAACGGATTTTTCTATACGCTTTTGTGCTTGTCCTGGCATTGCCAGGTAGTTTCCTCTTGATGACCGATTCCGCGTGGGCCCAATTCAAGCCGTCGCGGGAGTCACTGTCTGACCAATACCCGGGCAAGGCCTACTCGCCCTACGCGCAACGGAGCTTCCCGGATCGCGTGTACTGGGGCGACACGCACCTGCATACCGGATTGTCCGTCGATGCAGGCCTCTTCGGCGCACGGCTTGGACTCGATGAAGCCTACCGGTTTGCGCGCGGGGAGGAGGTAATGGCCTCCAGCGGACAGCCTGCGAAACTCTCGCGACCGTTGGACTGGCTGGTGATTGCCGATCACTCGGACGCAATGGGATTTTTCATTGATCTTGCCAATGGCAAGCCTGAGGTTATCAAGTTCGATCAGGGCAAACGCTGGTACGAGGAGTTGCAGAAGGGCGGTGAGGCTTCAGCCAATGCGGCGCTTGACTTGATCGCGACGTTTTCCCAGGGAAAGATTGATCCTGAGATGATGAAGGAGTACTCGCCGGGAGGAAAAACCTACCAGACGATCTGGCAGAAGGTTGTAGATGCTGCCGAGCGCTTTAATGAGCCGGGTCATTTCACAACCATTATCGGTTTCGAGTGGACCTCCCTGGTTGCGGGCGACAATCTTCACCGCAATGTGTTGTTCCGCGATGGTGCCGAAAAAGCGAGCCAGATTGTGCCCTACACAACTCAGCCGCCCATCGGGTCGACCGATCCCCTGGATTTGTACGCGTGGTTGGATAACTATGAGAAAACCACGGGGGGCTCGGTACTCGCCCTGGCGCACAACGGCAATTTGTCGAACGGCATCATGTTCCCCGTAGAAGCCCAGTACACGGGGAAGGAGATCGATTCAGACTATGTTCGCCTGCGTGGCAAGTGGGAGCCCATGTACGAGATCACCCAGATCAAGGGGGATGGAGAGGCGCACCCGCTGCTGTCACCGGATGACGCCTTTGCCGATTATGAAACCTGGGATGCAGGCAACCTCGATCTCTCCAAAGCCAAAACGGACGACATGCTTCAGTACGAGTATGCCCGGGAAGCGTTGAAGAATGGCTTGAAGCTGGAGATGCGGCATGGCACCAACCCTTACAAGTTTGGGCTGATAGGGTCCACCGACAGCCACACTGCGCTCTCGGCTATTGAGGAGGATAACTTTTTCGGCAAGGCGACGAACGTCGAACCCAATCCCAAGCGTATGGAGCATCCCTTCACGAAGACGGAACAAGGTGTGTTCGAGGGCTACGAACTCACAGCCTCGGGCTACACCGGTGTCTGGGCCACCGAAAATACCCGCGCAGCGATCTTTGATGCGATGGAGCGTAAAGAGGTGTACGGCACGACAGGGCCGCGCATGCTCGTTCGCTTTTTTGGTGGTTGGGACTACACACCTGAAGACATGAATAGCCGTCAACCAGCCCTCCGTGGTTATGAAAAGGGCGTGCCTATGGGCGACGACCTGCCAGACCGAACCGGCGACTCAGCGCCAACCTTTATGGTCTATGCGCTTCGCGACCCGATTGGCGCCAACCTCGACCGGATTCAGATCGTGAAAGGGTGGTTGGACAGCGATGGCGAGACCCACGAAAAGGTCTATGACGTTGCCTGGTCGCCGGGCAGGGAGCCTGATGCTGAGGGGGTTCTTCCTCCGGTTGGCAATACCGTGGATATTGAGAATGCTAACTGGATGAACACCATCGGTGCTTCGGAGCTGGGTACGGTCTGGAGCGACCCGGAATTCGATGCGTCCCAGTCGGCGTTTTACTACGCGCGGGTGCTCGAAATTCCGACCCCCCGTTGGGTGGTCTACGATGCCATGCGTTTCGATGTCGACATTCCGGAAGGGGCCGAGACGTCGGGGCAGGAACGGGCTTACACCTCGCCGATATGGTACTCCCCTGAATAGCGGTGGTCTTTTGCCGGTAACGGCGGTCAGCGGCCTTTGCGGGATTCGATGCCGACTACCTTGCCGTTTTTCAGGGTGACAACCTGGCGAAACTGGTTGCTTGAAAAGTCGTATAGCCACTCCTGGACAAGCACAGGTTGAAGCACTTGCCAGGTTTCCGATCGCCTGCGCGGGGTGGGGAGCTGCCATTCAATCCTTCTGGAGGCGGGTTCGCCACAGCGGGCGATCAGTTCGTACTCGTTTTGAACGTGTCGTAGCGTACTGGGAGCACAGGTATCCATGTTCGTGGTATGGAAGCCATATCCCAGATTTTCGACCTGTGCCAGCTTGCCGTTTCGAAAGGTAAGGCGGCGGATAAACCTCTGCGGTCCCGGGTTGTAGTACCAGTGCATTTCGGTTTGAACCACGCCCAGTCCGGGCACGGTTGCGGAAGGGTATTCGGCGATATAGTCCGGCGGCCCGCAGCTCTCCTCGACCTCAATCGGCCAGGCATCGTCGCTTACCAGCGATGAACCGCAGCGCAGTGCGCCCTGCGCACTTGAGGCGAGGGCGCTCAAAACCAGCAGCGCGATAAGGTGTCGATAGTTGCTCATGATTCGGAGTGATACCGGTGCCGAGTATGGAATCTATTGTACTCTCCGGACGTTCCTGTGGACTAATCACGCGCCGTTCATTCGAAATGACATCTTTTGCACTCAGGAACGTGAAAAAATGTCGGGGCATGCTACGGTTAATAATCATGGGCTTTTTAGGGAGTAAAAAGCCATGTTCCGTCGAGCAAAGGTGTTTCTCCACCAAGTGGAGCAGATTCCGTTTATTAATCATGCGCTTGACCGGCATTACGCAAAGGAGTTTGCAAGCGCAACGAATGTAAACTGGTTTAAGGGTGTATACCCGGACTTCGCATCGGCTATCGCCGATGCGCCCGCCAGCAAACCGCTGGGGTATGACAACGACGCCCCGGCTTCCGCAGAGATGTACCGTTTTCGAATGCAGGCGATCTCGCCCTGTGACTACCCGGTTGCATTCTGGTTGAACCGACTGATGGAGCCAAACCAGAAATTGCTGGATTTTGGGGGCCACGTGGGCGTGCTGTATTACGCGCTGAACAAATACCTGACCTTTCCAGAGCCGTTTGAATGGCAGATCTATGACGTGCCGGCGGTCATCCGTGAGGCAAGGAAATTTGCCTCGGAAAACAGCAATTCCGGCCACCTGAGCTTTATCGAGGATCTGGCGCAGGCGGGGGCCAATGATTGGGTGCTGTTCTCCGGCTCACTGCAGTATGTCGACGAGCCGCTGAATTCGATCATAGAACGTCTGCCGTACCGGCCAACGTACGTACTGATTAATATGCTGCCGGTTCATCCACGGGAGAGTTACGTGACCTTGCAGAATATCAGCACAGCGTTCTGTCCTTACCGGATCTATGGGGTCGGGGAGCTGTTTGAGGATATACAGAAGCTCAATGGCGAGGTGATCGACGAGTGGAAGAACGCCGATAAGGAATGTGTCATTCCCTATCACCCGGATTATTCACTGGATCATTACTACGGAATGCTGGTTCGTTTGAAACCATTGCACTGAACATGCAGTTGGCCCCGCCTGCCGGATCGGTGGCGGGGCGTTTTAGTCTTATCGGCCTTCGATCATCCCTGCTTCATCGGAAATGACGATTTCGACCCGGCGGTTCTGCTGCCGCCCAGAGCTGGTGCTGTTGCTGGCGACAGGGTAGGCCTCACCGTAGCCTTCCACTTCAACCCGGCTGCTGGAGATGCCCATGCCCAGCAGAGCGTCGTAGACGGCCATGGCGCGACGCTCGGAAAGGCGCTGGTTGTAAGCCTCGTCTCCCGTGCTGTCGGTGTAGCCTTCAACCCTGACCCGACGGTTCTCATATTCGCGCATGAATTCAGCCAGCCTGGCCACCGTGCGCTCGCCCGAGGCTTTCAGCTCGGCCTCGTTCAGGTCAAACAGCACATCACCCAGGGTGAGTACCATGCCGCGTTCTGTTTGTTCGGCTTTGAGGGCTGCCATCTCGGCTCGGAGGGCTTCGGCTTCGCTGGTTTTCATCTCCAACTGCATCTGCCGGCGACGTTCTTCAGCAGAGGCGACCTCCTCTTGCAGGGCCGCACGCATGCCTTGCTGCTGGGCAATCTGCGCGTGTCGGAGTGCCAGGTAGGCTGCCTGCTCGACCCTTGGATCATCGGCGTCTTCTTCCAGTAGCTGCTCGGCTCTATCCAGCTCAGTCTTGGCGGCACGCAGCTGGCTGTCGCCGCTGCGCGCCACATCCGGATCGTTTTCGATACTCAGATAGGCTGACCGGGCCTCGTCGAGCGTGGCGTTGTAGGGGGGCGAGCTGGCACAACCGGCCATCAATGTGAACAGCCCGATCACGATGCTTGTGTATAGTGTACGCGTCATCATCTCAATCTCCTTGTCCGGGCTCACTGTTGATCCATCTCGAGTTGATTCTGAAGGTCTTCGATACTACGACTGATCTCAGCCACGGCGCGCTGGGCTTTTTCTGTCTCGGCGCGGGCTCCGGCCAGCTGCGCATCGACTGCAGCCTGTTCCAGCAGCCGTCTCGCTTCGGTGTAGTCCTCCTCATCGGGGTCCGGTTTATCGATCAACTCGCGGGCATCAGCCAGTTTGTTCTGGGCCTGATTCAACAACACGGGATCGAATTGCCGAGCATCGTTCGCTTCAGCCTGCTGGATGGAGGTCTGCGCTAATTGCAGCTCGCTGGTTGGCTTGGGGCCGGGCCCGGCACAGGCCATCAACCCTGAAGTCAGGGCAAGTATCACGAATGTACGTGGTATCAGTTTGTGCGGCTTCATGTAGGAACTCCCTTGTCTACGGTATTACCGTCATCCGACGATACGAACAAGACTGTTAAATAGTGTAAAACCACTGTGTACAACTATAGCAGCGTATTTGGAAGTCGTTGAAAACGAGGCATTGCACCATCATTGAGGAGTAACGATGGTCTCGTACGTCGTGAGTGGCGTATGACAAATACTCGGACAGTGGTCTGCACTGTCTTTATGGTCTTCCGGAGAGGAGCTGCTATGACCGATCCTACCTACACCCCTCCCAAAGTCTGGACATGGGACACTGAGAGAGGCGGCGCATTTGCCAATATCAACCGTCCCATCGCCGGGCCAACTCATGACAAGGAGCTGCCGGTTGGCGAACATCCCTTGCAGCTTTATTCGCTGGCCACGCCGAATGGTGTAAAGGTCACGATCATGCTCGAGGAGCTCCTTGAGAAGGGGATAAAGGAAGCGGACTATGACGCCTACCCGATCCGGATCACTGAGGGCGATCAGTTCGGCAGTGGGTTTGTTGAGGTCAATCCCAACTCCAAGATTCCGGCGCTGCTGGACCGGAGTGTTGAACCTGCCATTCGCGTTTTCGAATCCGGTTCCATTCTGCTCTATCTGGCGGAAAAATTCGGTGAGTTCCTGCCCAGCGACATCGCGAAACGCACGGAGGCCCTGAATTGGTTGTTCTGGCAGATGGGCAGCGCGCCGCTGCTGGGTGGCGGCTTCGGACATTTCTACGCGTATGCGCCGGAGAAATACGAATACCCCATTAACCGCTTCACTATGGAGGTGAAAAGGCAACTCGACGTTCTGGATCGTCAGTTGGCCACTACCAAGTACATCGCCGGGGATGAGTACACCATCGCCGATATGGCGATCTGGCCCTGGTATGGCGCACTGGTAACCAACAAGGTCTACGATGCCGCCGAATTCCTTGAAGCCCACACCTACCGGAACGTGATCCGCTGGACCGAGGAAATCGCGCATCGCCCGGCGGTTCAGCGAGGCAGGATGGTTAACCGGGTCTGGGGCGATCCCGGGGAGCAGCTTCACGAACGTCACGACGCCAGTGACTTTGAAAACAGAACGGAAGAAAAGCTGGCGGCGATCCTCGGTCATTCCTGAATTGGGGCCGAATACGGCAACGGGACGGCAGCCTTCGGGCTGCCGTTTTTCGTTTGCATCGGCAGCCAGATCTTTGAGCTATTCTTGAGGTAATTGCCTGCAGCACAATTTCAGCCAGACGTCGGTCAGGAGGAAGTTGATGAACGGACCCGCAGCGCTGACCGAGGACCAGGTCTATCGTCGATGCCCTCTCGGCCAACTGGATTTTGAAACCACGGATTCCCTGGAAGATCTTGAGCTGCCCTGTGGGCAGGCTCGGGTTTTGCGCGCGCTGGAGTTTGGCGCGAACATGCGGGCGGAGGGTTTTAATCTGTTTGTGCTCGGCCCCTCGGGAGCCGGCAAGCACGAACTCGTGGCGCGCTTCCTGGAGCGGCATGCGGCGACGCAGCCGGTGCCGTCCGACTGGTGTCATGTGTTCAATTTTCAATTCTCAGACCGCCCGAAGGCCATTCGACTGCCGGCCGGGGACGGACGCCAGTTCAAGGACGACATGAACGACCTGGCGGCCGAGTTGCGTACGGCAATCCCGGCGACGTTCGAGAGTGAGGAGTATCAGACCCGCCTGCAGGAACTTCAGGAAGAAATGGCCAAGCGCCAGCACCAGGGCCTGTTCGATATCCAGGAAGAGGCCAGCCGCAACAACATTGCCATGATCACCACGCCCGCCGGCTTCACCTTCGCGCCCATGCGTAATGGCGAGGTGATTGATCCGGAGGAGTACAAGGCGTTTTCCGACGAGGAGAAAGAACTGGTGGAATCGAAGGTCGAGGAGCTCCAGAAAAAGCTCCAGCAGACCATTCAGCAGATTCCCCGGTTACGGAAAGAAGTTCGCGAGCGGGTGCGAGCCCTGAACGAGGAGATGGTGCAACTGACCCTGGGTGGACCCATTGGCGAACTGCGGGCCAAGTGGTCCCGGCTGCAGGGGGTCGTGGAGTATCTCGACGCTGTGCGGGAAGACATAGTTGAGCATGCCGACATGTTTCAGGATCCTGAAAATGGGGTTCCCGGTGGCCTGATGGGGCGTTACCGGGTCAATCTCATCACCGACAACGCCGAGACGGTCGGTGCCCCTGTAATCTATGAAGATTTGCCCAATCATCAGCACCTGACCGGTCAGATCGAGCACCGGGCCCGACAGGGCACGCTCTATACCGACTTCACCCTGATTCGCGGGGGCTCCCTGCATCGGGCCAAT
Coding sequences within it:
- a CDS encoding DUF3604 domain-containing protein yields the protein MTDSAWAQFKPSRESLSDQYPGKAYSPYAQRSFPDRVYWGDTHLHTGLSVDAGLFGARLGLDEAYRFARGEEVMASSGQPAKLSRPLDWLVIADHSDAMGFFIDLANGKPEVIKFDQGKRWYEELQKGGEASANAALDLIATFSQGKIDPEMMKEYSPGGKTYQTIWQKVVDAAERFNEPGHFTTIIGFEWTSLVAGDNLHRNVLFRDGAEKASQIVPYTTQPPIGSTDPLDLYAWLDNYEKTTGGSVLALAHNGNLSNGIMFPVEAQYTGKEIDSDYVRLRGKWEPMYEITQIKGDGEAHPLLSPDDAFADYETWDAGNLDLSKAKTDDMLQYEYAREALKNGLKLEMRHGTNPYKFGLIGSTDSHTALSAIEEDNFFGKATNVEPNPKRMEHPFTKTEQGVFEGYELTASGYTGVWATENTRAAIFDAMERKEVYGTTGPRMLVRFFGGWDYTPEDMNSRQPALRGYEKGVPMGDDLPDRTGDSAPTFMVYALRDPIGANLDRIQIVKGWLDSDGETHEKVYDVAWSPGREPDAEGVLPPVGNTVDIENANWMNTIGASELGTVWSDPEFDASQSAFYYARVLEIPTPRWVVYDAMRFDVDIPEGAETSGQERAYTSPIWYSPE
- a CDS encoding DUF2845 domain-containing protein, translated to MSNYRHLIALLVLSALASSAQGALRCGSSLVSDDAWPIEVEESCGPPDYIAEYPSATVPGLGVVQTEMHWYYNPGPQRFIRRLTFRNGKLAQVENLGYGFHTTNMDTCAPSTLRHVQNEYELIARCGEPASRRIEWQLPTPRRRSETWQVLQPVLVQEWLYDFSSNQFRQVVTLKNGKVVGIESRKGR
- a CDS encoding methyltransferase, TIGR04325 family — translated: MFRRAKVFLHQVEQIPFINHALDRHYAKEFASATNVNWFKGVYPDFASAIADAPASKPLGYDNDAPASAEMYRFRMQAISPCDYPVAFWLNRLMEPNQKLLDFGGHVGVLYYALNKYLTFPEPFEWQIYDVPAVIREARKFASENSNSGHLSFIEDLAQAGANDWVLFSGSLQYVDEPLNSIIERLPYRPTYVLINMLPVHPRESYVTLQNISTAFCPYRIYGVGELFEDIQKLNGEVIDEWKNADKECVIPYHPDYSLDHYYGMLVRLKPLH
- a CDS encoding OmpA family protein yields the protein MMTRTLYTSIVIGLFTLMAGCASSPPYNATLDEARSAYLSIENDPDVARSGDSQLRAAKTELDRAEQLLEEDADDPRVEQAAYLALRHAQIAQQQGMRAALQEEVASAEERRRQMQLEMKTSEAEALRAEMAALKAEQTERGMVLTLGDVLFDLNEAELKASGERTVARLAEFMREYENRRVRVEGYTDSTGDEAYNQRLSERRAMAVYDALLGMGISSSRVEVEGYGEAYPVASNSTSSGRQQNRRVEIVISDEAGMIEGR
- a CDS encoding DUF4398 domain-containing protein, whose translation is MKPHKLIPRTFVILALTSGLMACAGPGPKPTSELQLAQTSIQQAEANDARQFDPVLLNQAQNKLADARELIDKPDPDEEDYTEARRLLEQAAVDAQLAGARAETEKAQRAVAEISRSIEDLQNQLEMDQQ
- the yghU gene encoding glutathione-dependent disulfide-bond oxidoreductase — encoded protein: MTDPTYTPPKVWTWDTERGGAFANINRPIAGPTHDKELPVGEHPLQLYSLATPNGVKVTIMLEELLEKGIKEADYDAYPIRITEGDQFGSGFVEVNPNSKIPALLDRSVEPAIRVFESGSILLYLAEKFGEFLPSDIAKRTEALNWLFWQMGSAPLLGGGFGHFYAYAPEKYEYPINRFTMEVKRQLDVLDRQLATTKYIAGDEYTIADMAIWPWYGALVTNKVYDAAEFLEAHTYRNVIRWTEEIAHRPAVQRGRMVNRVWGDPGEQLHERHDASDFENRTEEKLAAILGHS